One window of the Leptotrichia sp. oral taxon 215 str. W9775 genome contains the following:
- a CDS encoding hemolysin family protein — protein MTGGSLILQFIVIIVLTGINAFFSSAEMAIVSINRNKLKILVEEGNKKAIMLENLMKEPSKFLSTIQVGITLASFFASASAATGLSQYLSIYLGKLKIPYSSHISMILITFLLSYITLVFGELIPKRIALRSSEKTALASVGIIVMVSKIFSPFVKFLTFSTNVILTVLKMKEDNIEEKVSKEELRSLVEVGREHGIINEVEKEMIENIIEFDEKVAREIMIPRTKVFLIDKNISVDELFEKKEVEVYSRIPVYEDEADNIVGILFMKDLMIEAYRKGFQNVKLTEIMQEAYFVPETKNVNELFNEMQAEKKHIAILIDEYGGFSGIVTLEDLIEEVMGNIADEFDADDSSIKKLAINKYLINGELSLNDLNDYFHIELESKHYDTLSGLLIEHMGYIPEDDEDIAPIIIDGISFKPKRVKDKKIEWVLAKFNKEENLN, from the coding sequence ATAACCGGGGGCAGCCTGATTTTACAGTTTATTGTAATAATAGTGTTAACAGGAATAAATGCCTTTTTTTCGAGTGCCGAAATGGCAATAGTTTCAATAAATAGAAATAAACTGAAAATATTGGTGGAAGAAGGAAATAAAAAGGCGATAATGCTGGAAAACCTAATGAAGGAGCCAAGTAAGTTTTTATCAACAATTCAAGTTGGGATAACACTTGCAAGTTTTTTTGCGTCAGCTTCAGCGGCAACAGGACTTTCACAATATCTGTCAATATATCTTGGGAAATTAAAAATTCCTTATAGTAGTCATATTTCAATGATTTTAATAACTTTTTTGCTATCGTATATAACTTTAGTTTTTGGTGAGCTGATTCCCAAAAGAATAGCATTGAGATCGTCAGAAAAGACAGCTCTTGCATCAGTGGGAATAATTGTTATGGTTTCAAAAATATTCTCACCTTTTGTCAAGTTTCTGACATTTTCAACGAATGTAATACTGACAGTGTTAAAAATGAAGGAAGATAATATTGAAGAAAAGGTATCAAAGGAAGAATTGCGTTCACTTGTGGAAGTAGGAAGGGAACATGGAATTATTAATGAAGTTGAAAAGGAAATGATAGAAAATATTATTGAATTTGATGAAAAGGTTGCAAGGGAAATAATGATTCCCAGAACAAAGGTATTTCTTATTGATAAAAATATTTCAGTAGATGAACTGTTTGAAAAAAAGGAAGTGGAAGTATATTCGAGAATACCTGTATATGAAGATGAGGCAGATAATATTGTAGGAATACTGTTTATGAAGGATCTTATGATAGAAGCTTATAGAAAGGGATTCCAGAATGTTAAATTAACAGAAATTATGCAGGAAGCTTATTTTGTTCCGGAAACAAAGAATGTCAATGAACTTTTTAATGAAATGCAGGCTGAAAAGAAACATATTGCCATATTGATAGATGAATATGGTGGATTTTCAGGGATTGTGACATTGGAGGATTTAATTGAGGAAGTAATGGGAAATATTGCTGATGAATTTGATGCAGATGATTCTTCAATTAAGAAACTTGCTATAAATAAATATCTGATAAATGGAGAACTTTCATTAAATGATTTAAATGATTATTTCCATATTGAACTGGAATCCAAACATTATGATACTTTGAGTGGACTTCTTATTGAGCATATGGGATATATTCCTGAAGATGATGAGGATATAGCGCCTATCATAATTGACGGAATTTCATTCAAGCCTAAAAGAGTTAAGGATAAGAAAATTGAATGGGTACTTGCAAAATTTAATAAGGAAGAAAACTTAAATTAA